CTACGCCATCGGCTTCGTGCGCGCCTATGCGGAGTACCTGAGACTCGATCCCAAGGAACTGGTCGAGCGTTTCAAGGCGGAGGTGTCGGGCCTGGAGACGAGACGCTCCCTGCAGTTCCCCGTGCCTGCCCAGGAGGGGCGCGTCCCCGGCGTCGCCCTGCTGCTGGTGGCGGTGCTGCTGGCGGCGGTCGGCTACGGCGTTTGGTACTACGTGGGACAGGAAGGCGAAATCTTCACCGAGCTGGTGGAGCCGCTGCCCGAGGATTTGGCGGCGCTGGTCGAGACCGAGGAACCGGCGGCGCCGGAACAAGCAGCGGAGCCCGGCGAACCTGCGACGCCAGCCCCGGCGGTGACGACGGACGAAGCTGCGCCGAACGGCGGTCTGGTGGAGCCCTTGCCCGAGGGCTTGCCCGCCCCCGATGCACCCATCGATCCGGACGCGCCGGTCGGGTCTTCCGATGCCGCGAACAGGCAAAGCACGCCGCCCGATGCGGTGACGCCGCCTGAGACCCTCGAAGAGCCGGAAGCCATGGCCGAGGTCACGACCGAGGCGGACCCGCTTCCTGAAGCTCCGGAACCTGAAGCCCCGGCTCAAGAGGCGGCGCCGGAGGCGGATCCCGCCGCCGACCTGTTGGCGCAGGATCAGACTGGTGCTCTTCAGCCGGCGCCGGAGCCGGCGGAGCCCCTCGGGTCTCAGGACGTGCTGCCCGATTCCGAAACGGTGGAGCCCGCCATTGCCGACAGCGCTACTGCCGACAGCGCCATTACCGACAGCGCCACTGGCGACAGCGCGGCGGGCGAAGCAGCAAGCCTGCCCGCGCCGCTGCCGCCCGAGCGCAGCGAGGAGGCGGGCGACCTGCCCGAGGGCCGCGTCTATGGCGCGGTCAACGAGAATGCGCGGGTCGTGCTGCTGGCCGAGAGCGATTCCTGGGTCGAGGTGCGCGACCGCGGCGGGCGCCTGATCCTGTCGCGGGTCCTGCGCCGGGGCGATTCCTACAAGGTGCCGCCGCGCAGCGATCTGGTGATGATGACCGGCAACGCCGGTGGGCTGGCGGTCACGCTGGACGGCCAGCGGCTGCCGGGCCTGGGCGAGCAGGGCCAGGTGCGCCGTGACATCCCCCTGGAGCCGGACGCCTTGAAGGCGGAACTGGGCCAGTGACTTGCAGCGCCCCTGAGCTTGGCCTTAACCTTGAATCCGAACGCTTTTCGGCGCATCTTCCCGGTGCGGGAGCGCCCGCCGAGAGCGATAGCAATCCGCCTGACGGAGGGCGATGGAGAGCATGAGCGTCCGTCCCTATAGAGACATCCACCGCCGCAAGTCGCGCCAGATCATGGTCGGCTCCGTGCCGGTGGGCGGCGATGCGCCGATCACGGTGCAGACCATGACCAACACGCCGACGCCGGACGTGCA
The window above is part of the Limibacillus sp. genome. Proteins encoded here:
- a CDS encoding DUF4115 domain-containing protein — protein: MPSDQDQQEPYLEQPPLEGGGHFSVGRQLREVRETYDLEIEDVATALRIRPFYLQAIEETRYESLPGTTYAIGFVRAYAEYLRLDPKELVERFKAEVSGLETRRSLQFPVPAQEGRVPGVALLLVAVLLAAVGYGVWYYVGQEGEIFTELVEPLPEDLAALVETEEPAAPEQAAEPGEPATPAPAVTTDEAAPNGGLVEPLPEGLPAPDAPIDPDAPVGSSDAANRQSTPPDAVTPPETLEEPEAMAEVTTEADPLPEAPEPEAPAQEAAPEADPAADLLAQDQTGALQPAPEPAEPLGSQDVLPDSETVEPAIADSATADSAITDSATGDSAAGEAASLPAPLPPERSEEAGDLPEGRVYGAVNENARVVLLAESDSWVEVRDRGGRLILSRVLRRGDSYKVPPRSDLVMMTGNAGGLAVTLDGQRLPGLGEQGQVRRDIPLEPDALKAELGQ